One window from the genome of Bacillus weihaiensis encodes:
- a CDS encoding menaquinol-cytochrome c reductase cytochrome b/c subunit: MHRGKGMKFVGDSRVPAERKPNIPKDYSEFPGKTEAFWPNFLLKEWLVGAVFLIGFLCLTVAHPSPLERVADPTDSGYIPLPDWYFLFLYQLLKYEFAAGSFTVVGAIVIPGLAFGALMLAPFLDRGPERRPAKRPIAVGMMILGVAAVFYLTWESVVTHDWEQAAEQGKIQAEVEIDKESDGYAIYQEQGCISCHGDNLQGGAAGKALVDNGLEPDAIADIAINGQGSMPAGVFKGTDEELKVLSEFISGVTSK, translated from the coding sequence ATGCATCGCGGAAAAGGTATGAAATTTGTTGGTGACTCTCGTGTTCCTGCTGAGAGGAAACCCAACATCCCAAAAGATTATTCGGAGTTTCCAGGGAAGACAGAAGCTTTCTGGCCGAACTTCCTGCTTAAGGAATGGTTAGTAGGTGCTGTTTTCTTAATTGGATTCTTATGTTTAACAGTAGCTCATCCATCACCTTTAGAGCGTGTTGCAGATCCTACTGATTCTGGATATATTCCATTACCAGACTGGTATTTCTTATTTTTATATCAATTGTTAAAGTATGAATTTGCAGCAGGTTCATTCACAGTTGTTGGTGCAATTGTTATTCCTGGTTTAGCTTTTGGTGCTTTAATGTTAGCTCCATTCTTGGATCGTGGTCCTGAGCGTAGACCAGCTAAACGACCAATCGCTGTTGGAATGATGATTTTAGGTGTTGCAGCTGTCTTTTATTTAACTTGGGAATCAGTTGTAACACATGATTGGGAACAGGCTGCTGAGCAAGGTAAAATTCAAGCAGAAGTTGAAATTGATAAAGAATCAGACGGATATGCAATTTATCAAGAACAAGGATGTATCTCATGTCATGGCGACAACCTTCAAGGCGGAGCGGCAGGTAAAGCGCTCGTTGATAATGGGTTAGAGCCGGATGCTATTGCAGACATTGCGATAAATGGTCAAGGTAGCATGCCTGCAGGAGTGTTTAAAGGTACAGATGAAGAATTAAAAGTATTATCAGAATTTATTTCTGGTGTTACGTCAAAATAA
- a CDS encoding DUF1405 domain-containing protein, whose protein sequence is MKFIQYILGLKPILLIMFIINFFGTVYGYYWYQSQLSQTPLHFYLFVPDSPTASLFFVIVLLGFLLKRNFPLMEALAIVTLFKYGIWAVIMNLLVLKVNGTLPWEGYMLIASHLGMAIQGLLYAPYYRFKPIHLIVVGIWTLHNDVIDYVFEMMPRYSYLMSYLNEIGYMTFWLSMISLLIAYVMGIRNKENKMDLPS, encoded by the coding sequence ATGAAGTTTATTCAATACATATTAGGGCTAAAGCCTATCTTACTAATCATGTTTATCATCAATTTTTTTGGAACAGTTTATGGGTATTACTGGTATCAAAGTCAGTTATCTCAAACACCACTTCACTTTTATCTATTTGTTCCTGACAGTCCAACAGCCAGTTTATTTTTCGTCATTGTTTTATTGGGGTTTCTCCTTAAAAGAAATTTTCCACTTATGGAGGCATTAGCTATTGTAACGTTATTTAAATACGGTATATGGGCAGTAATTATGAACCTATTAGTATTAAAAGTGAATGGGACCTTACCATGGGAAGGGTATATGCTAATTGCATCTCACTTAGGAATGGCGATTCAAGGGTTACTATATGCCCCTTATTACCGATTTAAACCGATTCATTTAATTGTTGTGGGTATATGGACACTTCATAATGATGTAATAGATTACGTTTTTGAAATGATGCCTAGATATAGCTACTTAATGTCATATTTAAATGAAATTGGTTATATGACCTTTTGGTTAAGTATGATTTCTCTCCTGATTGCGTATGTAATGGGTATTAGGAATAAAGAAAATAAAATGGATTTACCATCTTAG
- the ypjB gene encoding sporulation protein YpjB yields the protein MKKIIISLILLSSIFFTIKPTHAQEVYDWESLNRISDTALQLAKQERFKESADLLTYFSVKFEELPIDQETISLDHYRTITRTHENALDVILNNEISKEEKIRSLTKFRLVVDAMVSEHQPLWGSMETSIMTTFSQMKVDIEDGNKQSFQHDFNEFLSLYEVIYPSIQVDLDLQQIKKMDAHISVVEDRLFQDIPASSRVKQLTMMEEDLKAIFERVKEDEADPSLLWVMISTGSFIFLALSYVGWKKYRGEKQKQVRREREK from the coding sequence ATGAAGAAAATAATAATCTCACTCATATTATTAAGCAGTATTTTTTTCACGATAAAACCAACTCATGCACAAGAAGTCTATGATTGGGAGTCATTAAATAGAATTTCGGATACAGCGTTACAGTTAGCAAAGCAAGAGCGATTTAAAGAATCTGCAGATTTGCTTACATATTTTTCTGTGAAATTTGAGGAGCTGCCGATTGATCAAGAAACTATTTCTTTAGATCATTATCGGACAATAACTAGGACTCATGAGAATGCTCTTGATGTTATTTTAAATAATGAAATAAGTAAAGAGGAAAAGATCCGCTCTCTTACAAAGTTTAGATTAGTAGTGGATGCAATGGTTTCTGAGCATCAGCCTTTATGGGGATCTATGGAAACATCCATAATGACGACCTTCTCTCAAATGAAAGTAGATATAGAGGACGGAAACAAACAATCATTTCAGCATGATTTTAACGAGTTTTTATCTCTTTACGAGGTCATTTATCCAAGTATCCAAGTAGATCTAGACTTACAACAAATAAAAAAAATGGATGCACATATTTCTGTTGTTGAAGATCGTTTATTTCAGGATATTCCTGCTTCAAGCCGTGTTAAGCAGCTAACAATGATGGAGGAGGATTTAAAAGCGATCTTTGAACGTGTGAAAGAAGATGAGGCTGACCCTTCTTTGTTGTGGGTGATGATCTCTACAGGAAGTTTTATCTTTTTGGCTTTATCCTATGTAGGTTGGAAGAAATATAGAGGTGAAAAACAGAAGCAAGTGAGAAGAGAACGTGAGAAGTAA
- a CDS encoding YitT family protein, whose amino-acid sequence MFGDVRLKNILFIIIGSGIFGFGLVHFNIQNNLAEGGFTGITLMLYFLFSIDPSISNLVLNIPLFFIGWRVLGRTSFIYTMIGTVGLSFYLWLFQKYQLNMPLKDDLTLAALFAGVSIGIGLGIIFRFGGTTGGVDIIARLAHRYLGWSMGKTMFLFDLCVISLSWLTYLTYKEAMYTLVAVFVGARVIDFMQEGAYAAKGATIISPKSEEISSKILKEMDRGVTILKGQGSFTKQDQNVLYCVVGKNEIVRLKNVITSVDPHAFVAVSDVHDVLGEGFTLDENKKPLQR is encoded by the coding sequence ATGTTTGGAGATGTTCGATTAAAAAACATTCTTTTCATTATCATAGGATCTGGAATATTTGGTTTTGGACTTGTTCATTTTAATATTCAAAACAACTTAGCAGAAGGTGGATTTACAGGTATTACCCTTATGCTTTATTTCCTATTTAGTATTGATCCTTCCATTTCCAATTTAGTCTTAAATATCCCGCTTTTTTTTATCGGATGGCGAGTATTAGGACGTACCTCATTTATCTATACAATGATTGGTACAGTTGGTTTATCTTTTTACTTATGGCTTTTTCAAAAGTATCAACTGAACATGCCTCTAAAAGATGATTTAACTCTAGCCGCTTTATTTGCTGGTGTATCAATTGGAATAGGATTAGGAATTATCTTTCGTTTTGGTGGAACCACAGGCGGAGTTGATATAATTGCCCGACTAGCACATCGGTATTTAGGATGGAGTATGGGAAAAACCATGTTTCTATTCGACCTCTGTGTTATTTCCCTTTCGTGGCTTACATATCTTACTTATAAAGAAGCAATGTACACTCTCGTTGCTGTTTTTGTTGGTGCTCGTGTTATTGATTTTATGCAAGAAGGAGCATATGCAGCGAAAGGAGCTACCATTATATCTCCAAAATCTGAAGAAATTTCAAGTAAGATTTTGAAAGAGATGGACCGTGGTGTCACTATTTTAAAAGGTCAAGGATCCTTTACAAAGCAAGACCAAAATGTCTTATATTGTGTTGTAGGAAAAAATGAGATCGTAAGGCTCAAAAATGTTATTACCTCTGTAGACCCTCACGCCTTTGTTGCTGTAAGCGATGTTCACGATGTATTAGGTGAAGGCTTTACATTAGATGAAAACAAAAAACCATTACAAAGATAA
- a CDS encoding nucleotide pyrophosphohydrolase produces the protein MNQKTMNDLQKEVDEYIGQFKEGYFSPLAMMARITEEVGELAREINHTYGEKPKKASEGEKKLEEELGDVLFVIICLANSLNIDLEQAHNLVMNKFNTRDKDRWTRIETEKE, from the coding sequence TTGAATCAAAAAACGATGAATGACCTACAAAAAGAAGTTGATGAGTATATTGGACAATTCAAAGAAGGATATTTCTCACCACTAGCTATGATGGCTAGAATTACGGAAGAAGTGGGAGAGTTAGCCCGTGAAATAAATCATACATATGGTGAAAAGCCTAAAAAAGCATCTGAAGGGGAAAAAAAACTCGAAGAAGAGCTAGGCGATGTCTTATTTGTGATCATTTGTTTAGCTAATTCTTTAAATATAGATTTAGAACAGGCTCATAATCTTGTTATGAACAAGTTTAATACGAGAGATAAAGATCGATGGACTAGAATTGAGACAGAAAAGGAGTAA
- the dapB gene encoding 4-hydroxy-tetrahydrodipicolinate reductase, giving the protein MDKIKIVIAGARGRMGREAVNLVNTTPEYSLLAVVDYKYEGMSLKDLDGFDLDIPIYTDIDKCFFETNPDVLIDLTTPEIGKVHTKKALLNGVRPVVGTTGFSEEDLKELQELTSEKGIGAIIAPNFAIGAILMMKFSQMAAKYLSDVEIIEQHHDQKLDAPSGTGLKTAEMIAAVREEKQQGHPDEKELLDGARGANYKGIRLHSVRLPGLIAHQEVLFGGDGQTLKIRHDSYNRASFMSGVKLAVDSVMKIDLLVYGLENLME; this is encoded by the coding sequence ATGGATAAAATAAAAATCGTCATAGCTGGTGCAAGAGGTAGAATGGGAAGAGAAGCAGTAAACCTTGTGAACACTACACCTGAATATTCACTCTTAGCAGTAGTGGATTATAAGTATGAGGGAATGAGTTTAAAGGATTTAGATGGATTTGATCTAGACATTCCAATATATACAGATATTGATAAATGTTTTTTTGAGACAAACCCAGATGTATTAATTGATTTAACTACACCAGAGATAGGTAAAGTACATACGAAGAAAGCTTTATTAAATGGAGTTCGTCCTGTTGTAGGTACGACGGGTTTTTCTGAGGAAGATTTAAAGGAATTACAAGAACTTACAAGTGAAAAGGGAATTGGAGCAATTATTGCACCAAATTTCGCAATAGGGGCCATTCTCATGATGAAGTTTTCTCAAATGGCGGCAAAATATTTAAGTGATGTTGAAATTATTGAACAGCATCATGATCAAAAGCTAGATGCACCTTCAGGCACTGGTTTAAAAACAGCGGAAATGATAGCAGCAGTACGAGAAGAAAAACAACAAGGTCATCCAGATGAGAAAGAACTATTAGATGGTGCCCGTGGTGCAAATTATAAAGGGATTCGATTACATAGTGTCCGACTTCCAGGATTAATTGCTCATCAAGAAGTGTTGTTTGGAGGGGATGGACAAACCCTGAAAATCCGTCATGATTCTTATAATCGAGCATCCTTTATGTCAGGTGTAAAACTAGCTGTAGATAGTGTGATGAAAATTGATCTTTTAGTTTATGGGTTAGAGAATTTAATGGAATAA
- the mgsA gene encoding methylglyoxal synthase: MKIALIAHDKKKVDIVQFVEAYQPIFKDHELFATGTTGLRIQEATGLSVHRFQSGPLGGDQEIGAMIAKNEMDMVIFFRDPLTAQPHEPDIAALIRLCDVYSIPLATNMGTAEVLVRGLDRGDFHWRTIIHKQER; this comes from the coding sequence ATGAAAATAGCTTTAATTGCTCATGATAAAAAGAAAGTAGATATTGTTCAATTTGTTGAAGCGTATCAACCTATCTTTAAAGACCATGAATTATTTGCTACTGGAACAACCGGTTTAAGAATCCAAGAAGCTACTGGATTAAGTGTTCATCGGTTTCAATCAGGTCCTCTAGGAGGAGACCAGGAAATTGGAGCAATGATAGCTAAAAATGAAATGGATATGGTTATTTTCTTTCGGGATCCTTTAACTGCACAACCACATGAGCCTGATATTGCGGCCTTGATTCGCTTGTGTGATGTTTATTCAATCCCATTAGCAACAAATATGGGGACCGCTGAAGTGTTAGTTAGAGGATTAGACCGCGGAGATTTTCATTGGAGAACCATAATTCATAAGCAAGAACGTTAA
- the bshB1 gene encoding bacillithiol biosynthesis deacetylase BshB1, translating into MNKKLDILSIGAHPDDVEIGMGGTIAKYSKLGYKIGICALTKAELSSNGSIETRQQEADEAAKILGVDERIQLSLPDRGLFMHEHFIMEIVTLIRNVKPEAVFIPYHEDRHPDHGHCAKLVEEAVFSAGIKHYSDNENQGPHKVKKIFYYMINGFHKPDFVIDVSDTMEKKIEALTAYKSQFLLTPGSTSTPLTNGYIETVESRERLFGKEVGVSFAEGFKAKGTLLLSHDLMGDQI; encoded by the coding sequence ATGAATAAAAAACTTGATATTTTATCAATTGGGGCACATCCCGATGATGTTGAAATTGGCATGGGAGGAACTATTGCTAAATATTCAAAACTGGGTTACAAAATTGGAATTTGTGCACTAACGAAAGCTGAATTATCCTCTAATGGGTCAATAGAGACTCGTCAACAAGAAGCAGACGAAGCTGCTAAAATTTTAGGTGTTGACGAAAGAATACAACTTTCCTTACCTGATAGGGGCTTATTTATGCACGAACATTTCATTATGGAAATAGTTACGCTTATAAGAAATGTAAAACCAGAAGCAGTTTTTATTCCATATCATGAAGACCGACATCCAGACCATGGACATTGTGCCAAGTTAGTCGAAGAAGCTGTATTTTCCGCTGGGATAAAACATTATTCAGATAATGAAAATCAAGGACCTCATAAAGTAAAGAAGATTTTCTATTACATGATAAATGGCTTTCATAAACCAGATTTTGTTATTGATGTGTCAGATACAATGGAAAAGAAAATAGAAGCTTTAACAGCATATAAGAGTCAGTTTTTACTTACGCCAGGGTCCACTTCAACACCGCTTACGAATGGGTATATAGAAACTGTTGAAAGTAGAGAAAGATTATTTGGAAAAGAGGTAGGAGTGTCTTTTGCAGAAGGGTTTAAAGCAAAAGGAACACTGCTTCTTTCACATGATTTGATGGGTGATCAAATATGA
- the bshA gene encoding N-acetyl-alpha-D-glucosaminyl L-malate synthase BshA, producing the protein MNKKLKIGITCYPSVGGSGVVATELGKLLAERGHDIHFITSSIPFRLNKVYCNITFHEVEVNQYSVFKYPPYDLALASKMAEVAKREELDLLHVHYAIPHAICAILAKQMVGDHLKIVTTLHGTDITVLGYDQSLQDMIRYGIEASDRVTAVSNALVQQTYDLIQPKQDIQTVYNFIDDRVYEKKNANHLKKEYGIKEDEKVLIHVSNFRKVKRVQDVVYAFQKVKRKMPAKLLLVGDGPEMTFVCKLVRELGLTNEVLFLGKQDNLEELYSISDLMLLLSEKESFGLVLLEAMACGVPCIGTNAGGIPEVIIEGETGFICEVGDLESIAHRSITILSDSQLHNNMSRNSVELAKKTFHAERIVTEYEQLYYNVLSPM; encoded by the coding sequence ATGAATAAAAAGTTAAAGATAGGTATTACCTGTTATCCCTCGGTTGGCGGATCAGGTGTAGTAGCAACAGAGTTAGGAAAATTATTAGCTGAGCGTGGTCATGATATACACTTTATCACATCAAGCATCCCTTTTCGATTAAACAAAGTTTACTGTAATATTACATTTCATGAAGTAGAGGTTAACCAATATTCTGTTTTTAAATACCCTCCATATGACTTAGCCTTAGCAAGTAAAATGGCAGAGGTTGCGAAGCGGGAAGAGCTAGATTTATTACACGTCCACTATGCAATTCCACATGCAATTTGTGCTATTCTTGCCAAACAAATGGTAGGAGATCACTTAAAAATTGTGACGACCCTACATGGGACAGATATAACTGTTCTAGGATACGACCAATCTTTACAAGATATGATTCGTTATGGAATTGAAGCATCGGATCGAGTAACAGCGGTTTCTAATGCACTCGTGCAACAAACATATGACTTGATACAACCTAAACAGGATATTCAAACGGTATATAACTTTATCGATGATCGTGTTTATGAGAAAAAGAATGCGAACCATTTGAAAAAAGAATATGGGATAAAAGAAGATGAGAAAGTCCTGATTCATGTCTCGAATTTTCGAAAAGTAAAGCGAGTTCAGGATGTTGTCTATGCTTTCCAAAAAGTAAAAAGAAAAATGCCAGCTAAATTATTATTGGTTGGTGACGGACCTGAAATGACGTTTGTATGTAAATTAGTCCGTGAATTAGGACTTACAAATGAAGTGCTGTTTTTGGGAAAACAAGATAATCTTGAAGAACTTTATTCAATTAGTGATTTAATGTTACTTCTTTCAGAGAAGGAGAGCTTTGGATTGGTGCTGTTAGAAGCAATGGCTTGTGGAGTCCCATGTATAGGAACCAATGCAGGGGGGATACCTGAAGTTATTATTGAAGGGGAAACAGGATTTATATGTGAGGTAGGGGACCTAGAGTCAATCGCACATCGTTCCATTACCATTCTTTCAGATAGTCAACTACATAATAACATGTCAAGAAACAGTGTCGAACTAGCTAAAAAAACGTTTCATGCTGAGCGAATTGTCACTGAATATGAGCAACTATATTATAATGTCCTATCACCAATGTAG
- a CDS encoding CCA tRNA nucleotidyltransferase: protein MNTPFLEAMPIIELLHSAGYEAYFVGGAVRDVLLGREIGDIDIATSAKPEEIQDLFSKTIDVGAEHGTIIVLHEGNSFEVTTFRSESEYDDFRRPRQVDFISSLEEDLKRRDFTINAMAMDVKGQIIDYFHGQSDLAERVIRTVGIPAERFHEDALRMLRAVRFVSQLQFQLTDETKEAIRSNAHLLNKISIERKVVEVEKLLVGNGFKEALYSLINLDIHSYLPGFHQSYDQISQLAELPLHKITRRDQLWTILAYIVKPIEVESFLRQWKLPNKLIRAVHKNLHFLHKRLDHIEWTEILIYEAGEETAKTVELLVSVLHPLREANEMYQIIEAIVKELPILTKKELDITGKEVLDWLNKEPGPWVSKTISQIECAVVKKEIPNQAAAIKEWVLNCNQK, encoded by the coding sequence ATGAATACACCATTTCTTGAAGCGATGCCAATAATTGAATTACTTCATTCAGCAGGATATGAAGCCTATTTTGTTGGTGGGGCTGTACGTGATGTCTTGTTAGGTAGAGAAATAGGTGATATTGATATTGCTACATCAGCAAAGCCAGAGGAAATTCAGGATCTGTTTTCTAAAACAATAGATGTTGGAGCAGAACATGGAACGATCATTGTACTTCATGAAGGTAACTCATTTGAAGTGACAACATTTCGTTCAGAATCTGAATATGATGATTTTCGGAGACCTAGACAAGTGGATTTCATCTCCTCCCTAGAAGAAGATTTAAAGAGAAGAGACTTTACGATTAACGCGATGGCTATGGATGTGAAAGGGCAGATTATAGATTATTTTCATGGTCAGAGCGACTTAGCTGAAAGAGTAATTCGCACAGTGGGTATTCCTGCAGAACGCTTTCATGAAGATGCTCTTAGAATGCTCCGTGCAGTTCGCTTTGTAAGTCAACTCCAGTTTCAATTAACTGATGAAACAAAGGAGGCAATTCGCTCAAATGCACATCTACTAAACAAAATTTCTATAGAACGAAAAGTTGTGGAAGTAGAAAAACTCCTTGTTGGTAATGGCTTTAAAGAAGCATTATATTCTCTTATTAATTTAGATATCCATTCTTATTTACCTGGCTTCCATCAGTCGTATGATCAGATAAGTCAATTAGCCGAGCTACCATTACATAAAATAACGCGAAGAGATCAACTTTGGACTATCTTGGCCTATATAGTAAAACCGATAGAGGTAGAATCCTTTTTGAGACAATGGAAATTACCTAACAAATTGATCAGAGCAGTTCATAAAAACCTTCATTTTCTTCATAAGAGGCTGGATCATATAGAGTGGACAGAAATCCTTATTTATGAAGCAGGAGAAGAAACGGCTAAAACCGTTGAATTACTTGTTTCGGTTTTACATCCTCTTCGAGAAGCAAACGAAATGTATCAAATAATTGAAGCCATTGTGAAAGAATTGCCCATTCTTACTAAAAAGGAATTAGATATAACGGGAAAAGAAGTCTTAGATTGGTTGAATAAGGAACCAGGGCCGTGGGTTTCTAAAACAATTAGTCAGATTGAATGTGCAGTAGTGAAAAAAGAAATTCCTAATCAAGCAGCAGCTATAAAGGAGTGGGTATTGAATTGCAATCAGAAATAA